The following proteins are encoded in a genomic region of Bosea beijingensis:
- the psrA gene encoding iron-containing alcohol dehydrogenase PsrA: MNWAYWNPVRIRFGSGLLDEVAGLIGKRRWALVTYDQPIFRELSARLTAIAGVPVVSITNIETNPDCADLALSCRQFGAAEPAEVIVALGGGSMIDAAKVLAASNGDFETVRRHLVEKKPLDENTIIPIIAVPTTAGTGSEVTSWATVWDSANGSKYSLAHPRLYPETAVLDPALTVGAPRGLTLATGLDALSHALESIWNVNGNPVSANYAVEAAREIIDTLPRLLERLDDVELRARQMRASLLAGMAFSNTKTALAHNISYDITLKSGTIHGIACSFSLPIVMRWAMGAQPQCDAALRRVFGPDLEAGAERLGAFLRNLGVSTDPTAYGVSALEWNRLVGKALEGERGRNFIGRQAAMAA; the protein is encoded by the coding sequence ATGAACTGGGCGTATTGGAATCCCGTCAGGATCCGCTTCGGCTCCGGCTTGCTCGACGAGGTCGCAGGGCTGATCGGTAAGCGCCGCTGGGCGCTCGTCACCTATGACCAGCCGATCTTCCGTGAATTGTCCGCCCGCTTGACCGCAATTGCCGGCGTGCCGGTCGTCTCGATCACCAATATCGAGACCAATCCGGATTGCGCCGATCTCGCCCTGTCATGCCGCCAGTTCGGCGCAGCCGAGCCGGCCGAGGTCATCGTCGCGCTCGGCGGCGGCTCGATGATCGACGCCGCGAAGGTGCTGGCCGCCAGCAACGGCGATTTCGAGACCGTGCGCCGCCACCTCGTCGAGAAGAAGCCGCTCGACGAAAACACGATCATCCCGATCATCGCCGTGCCGACGACCGCCGGCACCGGCAGCGAGGTCACCTCCTGGGCGACGGTCTGGGACTCAGCCAACGGCAGCAAATACTCGCTCGCGCATCCCCGGCTCTATCCGGAGACCGCAGTGCTCGACCCCGCTCTGACGGTCGGCGCGCCGCGCGGCTTGACGCTGGCGACCGGGCTAGACGCCCTGTCCCATGCGCTGGAGAGCATCTGGAACGTCAACGGCAACCCGGTCTCCGCCAATTACGCGGTCGAGGCGGCGCGGGAGATCATCGACACCCTGCCCCGCCTGCTGGAGCGCCTCGACGATGTCGAGCTTCGCGCCCGGCAGATGCGCGCGAGCCTGCTCGCCGGCATGGCCTTCTCCAATACCAAGACCGCGCTCGCGCATAACATTTCCTACGACATCACGCTGAAGAGCGGCACGATCCACGGCATTGCCTGTTCCTTCTCGCTGCCGATCGTAATGCGCTGGGCGATGGGTGCCCAGCCGCAATGCGACGCCGCGCTGCGCCGCGTCTTCGGCCCCGATCTCGAGGCAGGAGCGGAGCGGCTCGGCGCCTTCCTGCGCAATCTCGGCGTCTCGACCGATCCGACCGCCTACGGTGTCTCGGCGCTCGAGTGGAACCGCCTCGTCGGCAAGGCGCTCGAAGGCGAGCGCGGCCGCAATTTCATCGGAAGACAGGCGGCCATGGCCGCCTGA
- the phnD gene encoding phosphonate ABC transporter substrate-binding protein encodes MTITRRTILKSSLVAGTVLAMPALVKAQPKQIRVGLIPSEDSRAMLESSQQLLDALEKNLGIKVQGFVASDYNGVIEAMRSNHVDVAYLGPFSYVLGTTVAPIEAFATAETAKSSRSFYRSQIIARKDSGIRDWKDLKGRTFAFVDPSSTSGHLFPKAGLMKLGFDPEKDFGRVLFTGSHDANALAVANKRVDAATIADRIFDAAVQKKLVDRADIHVVWESDPIPESPTCWRKNLPDDLKKQIKSAFLNIRDITWADQGKLNRFVETNDQAYDIIRETAKVLKLDLTKMK; translated from the coding sequence ATGACCATTACGCGTCGGACGATTCTGAAGAGCTCGCTTGTCGCGGGAACGGTGCTGGCGATGCCGGCACTGGTGAAGGCCCAGCCGAAACAGATCCGCGTCGGGCTGATCCCGTCCGAGGATTCGCGGGCGATGCTGGAATCGAGCCAGCAGCTCCTCGATGCGCTGGAGAAGAACCTCGGCATCAAGGTCCAGGGCTTCGTCGCCTCGGATTATAACGGCGTGATCGAGGCGATGCGCTCGAACCATGTCGACGTCGCCTATCTCGGGCCGTTCTCCTATGTGCTGGGCACGACGGTGGCGCCGATCGAGGCCTTCGCGACGGCGGAAACGGCAAAGTCGAGCCGCAGCTTCTATCGTAGCCAGATCATCGCGCGGAAGGATAGCGGTATCCGCGATTGGAAGGACCTGAAAGGGCGCACCTTCGCTTTCGTCGACCCATCCTCCACCTCGGGCCATCTCTTCCCGAAGGCCGGGCTGATGAAGCTCGGCTTCGACCCGGAGAAGGATTTCGGCCGCGTCCTCTTCACCGGCTCGCACGACGCCAATGCGCTCGCCGTCGCCAACAAGCGCGTTGACGCCGCGACGATCGCCGACCGCATCTTCGATGCGGCCGTGCAGAAGAAGCTGGTTGATCGGGCCGATATCCACGTCGTGTGGGAATCTGATCCGATTCCGGAATCGCCGACCTGCTGGCGCAAGAACCTGCCCGACGATCTGAAGAAGCAAATCAAGTCGGCCTTCCTGAATATCCGGGACATCACCTGGGCAGACCAGGGCAAGCTCAACCGCTTCGTCGAGACCAACGACCAAGCCTACGACATCATCCGCGAGACGGCGAAGGTGCTGAAGCTCGATCTCACCAAGATGAAGTAG
- the phnC gene encoding phosphonate ABC transporter ATP-binding protein: protein MITIEGLKKSYAGRPVLQGIDLSVKAGEFLVVLGPSGAGKSTLLRCINGLAQPDAGRTVIDGTVFDTKRAAAGKRPVAMIFQHHNLVKRLSVLKNVLVGRMAGLSSFLSMLQLFPKEDVAIAMDCLARVELAHKANSRGDQLSGGEQQRVGIARALAQQPAVILCDEPVASLDPKTSRIVLGYLKAICKAEGIAVICNLHQVDYAVEFGERIVGLSGGRVIFDDTPDHLTSEIVHQIYPGLEDPGISRVLKPRPVSQPALAPMIAPAIA from the coding sequence ATGATCACGATCGAAGGCCTGAAGAAATCCTATGCCGGCCGCCCGGTCCTCCAGGGCATCGACCTCAGCGTCAAAGCCGGCGAATTCCTCGTCGTGCTCGGCCCCAGCGGCGCCGGCAAGTCGACGCTGCTGCGCTGCATCAACGGGCTGGCCCAGCCCGATGCCGGGCGCACCGTCATCGACGGCACGGTGTTCGACACAAAACGCGCGGCGGCCGGCAAACGGCCGGTCGCAATGATCTTCCAGCACCACAATCTGGTGAAGCGCCTCTCGGTGCTGAAGAACGTACTGGTCGGCCGGATGGCCGGACTGTCCTCATTCCTCAGCATGCTCCAGCTCTTCCCGAAGGAGGACGTTGCCATTGCAATGGATTGCCTGGCGCGGGTCGAGCTTGCTCACAAGGCGAATTCGCGTGGCGACCAGCTCTCCGGCGGCGAGCAGCAGCGTGTCGGCATCGCCCGCGCGCTGGCGCAGCAGCCGGCGGTGATCCTCTGCGACGAGCCGGTGGCGAGCCTCGATCCCAAGACCTCGCGCATCGTGCTGGGTTACCTCAAGGCGATCTGCAAGGCCGAGGGGATCGCGGTGATCTGCAACCTCCATCAGGTCGATTACGCCGTGGAGTTCGGCGAGCGCATCGTCGGCCTGAGCGGCGGACGGGTGATCTTCGACGACACGCCCGATCACCTGACCTCGGAGATCGTACACCAGATCTATCCCGGTCTTGAGGACCCCGGCATCAGCCGCGTCCTCAAGCCCCGGCCAGTGAGCCAGCCCGCACTGGCGCCGATGATCGCCCCTGCAATCGCCTGA
- the phnE gene encoding phosphonate ABC transporter, permease protein PhnE, which yields MSFGTLQLVIRPPQNRFGWWGVGAIALAILAFLWWAALGSQINASNLWNGIPYMWDFLVRMVPPNPEFLERLWKPALESLQVAVWGTLLGVVIALPICFFAARNLSPSPAVFHATRQLLNCMRGINEIILALIFVAAIGLGPFAGVLALAIHGAGMLGKFFAEAMEDIDEGPLEAFRSAGVGPFKTFFFGVLPQVLPTWLGTIFYRLETNVRQSTVLGMVGAGGIGFELVSSMKLFKYQDTATCILVILAMVLVADLISSRVRALIR from the coding sequence ATGTCCTTCGGAACGCTGCAACTCGTCATCCGCCCGCCGCAGAACCGCTTCGGCTGGTGGGGCGTCGGCGCGATCGCGCTCGCCATCCTCGCCTTCCTGTGGTGGGCGGCGCTCGGCTCCCAGATCAACGCCAGCAATCTCTGGAACGGCATCCCCTATATGTGGGACTTCCTCGTCCGGATGGTGCCGCCCAACCCGGAATTCCTCGAACGGCTTTGGAAGCCGGCGCTGGAGAGCCTGCAGGTCGCGGTCTGGGGCACCTTGCTCGGCGTCGTCATCGCCCTGCCGATCTGCTTCTTCGCGGCGCGCAACCTCAGCCCGAGCCCGGCTGTCTTCCACGCGACACGGCAATTGCTCAACTGCATGCGCGGCATCAACGAGATCATCCTGGCGCTGATCTTCGTCGCCGCGATCGGGCTCGGCCCCTTCGCCGGCGTGCTCGCGCTCGCCATCCACGGCGCCGGCATGCTCGGCAAGTTCTTCGCCGAGGCGATGGAGGACATCGACGAAGGGCCGCTGGAGGCCTTCCGCTCGGCCGGGGTCGGCCCGTTCAAGACCTTCTTCTTCGGCGTGCTGCCGCAGGTCCTGCCGACCTGGCTCGGGACGATCTTCTACCGGCTGGAGACCAATGTCCGGCAATCGACGGTGCTCGGCATGGTCGGCGCCGGCGGCATCGGCTTCGAGCTCGTCTCCTCGATGAAGCTGTTCAAGTACCAGGACACCGCGACCTGCATCCTCGTCATCCTCGCGATGGTGCTGGTTGCGGACCTGATCTCGTCCCGCGTCAGAGCGTTGATCCGCTGA
- a CDS encoding recombinase family protein, with the protein MAEGKFVAYYRVSTARQGRSGLGLEAQKEAVRSHLNGGNWNLVAEVVEIESGKRPDRPKLADALRLCRLHKATLIIAKLDRLARNVAFISNLMESGAEFVAVDFPQANRLTVHILAAVAEHEAKAISIRTKDALAAAKARGVKLGGDRGNLPKVAAQGRAVSLRVRQEKASGRVADLYPIVAEIKAGGASSLRAVAKALNERSITATRGGSWSPVQVSRLLELSK; encoded by the coding sequence GTGGCCGAAGGCAAATTCGTCGCGTACTACCGAGTCAGCACCGCCCGGCAGGGTCGCTCCGGCCTTGGCCTTGAGGCACAAAAAGAAGCGGTCCGCTCGCATCTCAACGGTGGCAACTGGAATCTTGTTGCCGAGGTTGTCGAGATTGAGAGCGGCAAGCGCCCTGATCGCCCGAAACTGGCGGATGCTCTCCGGCTCTGCCGTCTGCACAAGGCCACGCTCATCATCGCCAAGCTGGACCGGCTGGCGCGCAACGTCGCGTTCATTTCGAACCTGATGGAGTCGGGCGCCGAATTCGTCGCGGTCGATTTCCCCCAGGCGAACCGGCTAACGGTCCATATTCTCGCTGCTGTTGCCGAGCATGAGGCCAAGGCCATTTCCATCCGCACCAAGGACGCTCTGGCAGCCGCGAAGGCTCGCGGCGTCAAGCTTGGCGGGGATCGCGGCAACCTACCGAAAGTTGCCGCTCAGGGGCGCGCTGTGAGCCTCAGAGTGCGGCAGGAGAAGGCCAGCGGCCGTGTGGCTGATCTCTATCCGATCGTCGCAGAGATCAAGGCGGGGGGCGCCAGCTCGCTCCGGGCGGTCGCCAAGGCTTTGAATGAACGAAGCATCACGGCCACGCGCGGCGGATCTTGGAGCCCTGTGCAAGTCAGCCGGCTTTTGGAGCTTAGCAAGTGA
- a CDS encoding DUF433 domain-containing protein gives MDTTLIGTGLYSLPEASRLVGADLRSVRRWLLGYKRLYRGEKRESAPLWKTQLSGEDLPEPTIGFRDLLELRLVNAFAKHGVDLRVIRATADAARDMFHSDYPLTMRRFLTDGKGIFAEAVDAAGEVRMLDPRKAQFVFSTIVTPSLYAGIDYDGETARRWFPLGPTKKSIVIDPAKQFGAPIVTEAGIPTATLFAAFKAEGEDKGAVARIFDVRPRDVEAAVRYEQALAA, from the coding sequence ATGGACACCACTCTCATCGGCACCGGCTTGTATAGCCTTCCAGAAGCCTCGCGGCTTGTGGGCGCCGACCTGCGCTCGGTTCGCCGGTGGCTCCTCGGATACAAGCGCCTCTATCGAGGCGAGAAGCGCGAGTCAGCGCCGCTCTGGAAGACGCAGTTATCGGGAGAAGATTTGCCCGAGCCGACGATCGGCTTCCGAGACCTTCTGGAGCTGCGGCTCGTGAACGCGTTCGCCAAGCACGGTGTCGACCTTCGCGTGATCCGCGCGACGGCCGACGCTGCGCGCGACATGTTTCATAGCGACTACCCGCTAACGATGCGCCGCTTTCTCACGGATGGAAAAGGCATCTTCGCAGAGGCTGTCGACGCGGCCGGCGAGGTCCGCATGCTCGATCCAAGGAAAGCTCAGTTTGTTTTTTCGACGATTGTCACACCGTCTTTGTATGCTGGCATTGATTATGACGGAGAGACTGCGAGGCGCTGGTTCCCGCTGGGGCCGACTAAAAAGTCTATCGTCATTGATCCCGCCAAACAGTTTGGCGCGCCAATCGTGACGGAGGCTGGAATACCTACCGCCACCTTATTTGCCGCATTTAAGGCTGAGGGTGAGGACAAGGGCGCGGTCGCGCGCATTTTCGATGTCCGGCCTCGCGACGTTGAGGCGGCTGTCCGATATGAGCAGGCTCTCGCCGCTTGA
- a CDS encoding DUF4231 domain-containing protein, producing MSYVEPDSGYERLEAQIRWYDQRSGSAQRNFKWAKYFVIAASATIPIAALLGHTHIAAVLGGMIAITEAVSHINQWQHNWITYRSTCEALRHEKYTYIERADPYDGFDDRDARKLLVERVESLISTEHSKWIASQEKAADTAPRGERRPARAPN from the coding sequence ATGAGCTACGTTGAGCCCGACTCAGGCTACGAGCGCCTAGAAGCTCAGATCCGCTGGTACGACCAGCGGAGCGGTTCTGCCCAGCGCAACTTCAAATGGGCGAAGTATTTTGTGATCGCCGCATCCGCAACAATCCCGATTGCTGCCTTGCTTGGCCACACTCATATCGCTGCCGTTCTCGGAGGGATGATCGCGATCACTGAGGCTGTCAGCCACATCAATCAGTGGCAGCACAACTGGATTACCTACCGCTCGACCTGCGAAGCGCTCCGCCACGAGAAGTACACCTACATCGAGCGGGCGGATCCGTATGACGGATTTGACGACCGAGATGCTCGCAAGCTTCTGGTCGAGCGGGTGGAAAGCCTCATATCCACTGAGCATTCGAAATGGATTGCGAGCCAGGAAAAGGCTGCTGATACGGCGCCGCGCGGCGAGCGCAGGCCTGCAAGAGCACCGAACTAA
- a CDS encoding TIR domain-containing protein, with the protein MRSQHALQFSGCSIDKGEKMKRVFLSFKMEDKKQVDGVRLLAWHQHVALEFYDESVRVPYDSQNSSYIRGKIKEKISRSSIAVGLLGANTYQSQWVDWELKTSLDLGKKVILMGLPNGPDRLHKPPSVQHLPWYLWNVADLQRMIEAAA; encoded by the coding sequence TTGCGCAGCCAGCATGCCCTGCAATTCTCCGGCTGCAGTATCGACAAGGGGGAAAAGATGAAGCGGGTATTTCTGAGCTTTAAGATGGAAGACAAGAAACAGGTCGATGGCGTTCGGCTGCTGGCGTGGCATCAGCACGTAGCGCTGGAGTTCTATGATGAGTCCGTGCGTGTCCCGTACGATAGCCAGAACTCGAGCTATATCCGTGGCAAGATCAAGGAGAAAATTAGCCGCTCCAGCATTGCAGTCGGCCTACTTGGCGCCAACACATATCAGAGCCAGTGGGTCGACTGGGAGCTGAAAACCTCGCTGGACCTCGGCAAGAAGGTCATCCTGATGGGATTGCCCAATGGCCCTGATCGCTTGCATAAGCCACCGAGTGTGCAGCATCTTCCCTGGTATTTATGGAACGTAGCAGATCTGCAGAGAATGATTGAGGCGGCGGCATGA
- a CDS encoding helix-turn-helix domain-containing protein, translating to MSQAQVASALGRHQPFIANIESGERRIDIVELLDIASIIDLDVQSLVRRLLTTPR from the coding sequence ATGTCTCAAGCACAGGTCGCCAGTGCCTTGGGACGGCACCAGCCTTTCATTGCCAACATCGAGAGCGGAGAGCGGCGCATAGACATCGTCGAGCTTCTCGACATAGCGAGCATAATCGACCTTGATGTCCAATCGCTTGTCCGCAGGCTTCTGACTACCCCACGCTGA
- a CDS encoding site-specific integrase has translation MRYDEIRSVVRDHFHRFLNRDIESIAATGPMVGLDRASRENAAAAPELSIDDDTVRSFIEKYDLQIHGGSNQFQLLRQELIAGYQSYARASLKHNETLLSYDFGPKPEVAVNQPADAQFTMTLSELGKAYEADKKRAGQWVAKTEFEKADHLALLTEILGGDADVARLSPQDAKRVKDTLHKYPKNRSKNPKTRGKALDAALAVADVPRLSVKTINKYIQTYGDMFGWALRNGYVKANLFSGLTIRQSRRNEVGKRESFSADEVNLIVNAICAPDTRAERKPYQKWGPLIGIYSGARLNEIAQVHLKDIRQEGGIWCFDLNEDDEGKSLKAAASKRLVPIHSRLIELGLLQYVDELRGKGKQKLFQDFRYCSKNGWGRNLGRWFNDTLLPRLELKRKELVFHSLRHTVVTQLLRADVPEPIVKALVGHAQEGVTQQNYFQKGYTVPQLKEAMERLKFSVG, from the coding sequence ATGCGGTACGACGAGATTCGCAGCGTGGTGCGGGATCATTTCCACCGATTTCTCAATAGGGATATTGAGAGCATTGCGGCTACGGGTCCAATGGTGGGATTGGATCGGGCAAGTCGCGAAAATGCTGCGGCAGCGCCGGAGTTGTCGATCGATGACGACACCGTTCGCAGCTTCATCGAGAAATACGACCTGCAAATCCACGGCGGTTCGAATCAATTTCAGTTGCTAAGACAAGAATTGATTGCTGGTTATCAAAGCTATGCCCGAGCTTCTCTCAAACATAATGAAACGTTACTGTCTTACGATTTCGGTCCGAAGCCTGAAGTGGCAGTAAATCAGCCTGCCGATGCTCAATTCACAATGACCCTATCTGAATTGGGAAAAGCCTACGAAGCCGACAAGAAGCGTGCTGGCCAATGGGTCGCGAAGACCGAATTCGAGAAGGCCGATCATCTCGCGCTGCTCACTGAGATACTCGGAGGCGATGCAGACGTAGCACGGCTATCACCTCAAGATGCGAAGAGGGTGAAAGACACCCTTCACAAATATCCGAAAAACCGATCGAAGAATCCGAAGACGCGCGGGAAGGCGCTTGATGCCGCGCTTGCTGTTGCGGACGTACCTAGGCTTAGCGTGAAGACGATCAACAAATATATCCAGACTTACGGGGATATGTTTGGTTGGGCCTTGAGAAACGGGTACGTCAAGGCGAATCTCTTTTCAGGTCTAACAATCAGGCAGAGCCGCCGCAACGAAGTAGGCAAGCGCGAGTCTTTCAGTGCTGATGAGGTCAACTTAATCGTCAATGCGATATGCGCCCCGGATACGAGAGCGGAGCGGAAGCCATACCAGAAATGGGGGCCGCTAATTGGCATATATTCGGGTGCTCGCCTTAATGAGATAGCACAAGTCCACCTAAAGGATATCCGTCAAGAAGGTGGCATCTGGTGCTTTGATCTCAATGAGGACGATGAAGGGAAATCGCTGAAGGCAGCAGCATCCAAGCGACTTGTGCCGATTCACTCGCGGCTCATCGAACTGGGTCTATTGCAGTACGTTGATGAGTTGCGCGGCAAGGGAAAGCAGAAGCTATTCCAGGATTTCCGGTACTGCTCCAAGAATGGTTGGGGGCGGAATCTGGGGCGATGGTTCAACGATACCTTATTGCCGCGCCTCGAACTCAAACGGAAGGAACTCGTGTTTCATAGCCTTCGACATACCGTTGTTACGCAATTGCTGCGGGCGGATGTGCCAGAGCCAATCGTGAAGGCATTGGTCGGACATGCACAGGAAGGTGTAACGCAGCAGAATTATTTTCAGAAGGGCTACACCGTTCCACAGCTCAAGGAGGCGATGGAGCGGCTGAAGTTCAGCGTGGGGTAG
- a CDS encoding methyl-accepting chemotaxis protein produces the protein MTKAKPVREGKPMRVGIAPRIYAALGVMTALTIVSSSVAWFSYNSVDQTVDDLVGQKMPVVELALELSQAATQSTALAARFSEVSTLQQRATLTGELDTVEARQLEMLRRIAEQGKVDKSKPQSAIDDLARQINDINDLTGERLRNAADTATALAALSKARDGFSAMADFETADAQFNVKMNITSAAQLTGAEFDAALSKVLDKDLSSLQTAQSLQLQISETVGLLREISQVDSTEKLEHAKSRLKAQLGQVRGLLMAADMLQANPARGQAVNAVTDLGEGAGGLVAIRERDLATQAAIVAGLKNLDQAAEKVRREVGELVASARGGAIAGRDSTKAMIQRSEMTLAAIGIASLLVALALSFFFVRPMIVGRLNRLWAATKAIADGALETVVDTKGNDEISDISKSVLLFRDNAVALRAAELAKVEDEARAQEQRREMMRELGEAFGVVVAAAAAGDFTQRVAAQFADPELNALAGSVNTLLETVQTGLLETCDVLSQLSAGHLSTRIEGMYQGAFAELKDGTNALAEEFESTLARLAETVTAVRSATSEILDGVTDLAERTSEESNAVSMATNQLGAFAGTVKKTASEAAQATGMAQGAEERAQQGEKVVASALEAMQRIRQSSSKISEVIAMIDEIAFQTNLLALNAAVEAARAGDAGKGFAVVATEVRSLAKRSADASNDVKKLVEAAHGDVKVGVGLVEETSAMFGAIVSSVNELTGLMNGISQTARSQASDVSAINTEIDGIGTMAHQNAALVEETNAALALTDEQTRALTEHIGRFTFRQGHAAEEHGERRHAAAA, from the coding sequence ATGACGAAAGCCAAGCCCGTGCGTGAGGGCAAGCCGATGCGGGTCGGTATCGCGCCTCGCATCTACGCCGCGCTCGGCGTGATGACGGCCCTGACCATCGTCTCGTCTTCGGTCGCCTGGTTCTCCTATAACAGCGTCGACCAGACGGTGGACGACCTCGTCGGGCAGAAGATGCCCGTCGTGGAGCTCGCGCTCGAACTCTCGCAGGCGGCGACGCAGTCGACCGCGCTGGCCGCCCGCTTCAGCGAGGTCTCGACCCTGCAGCAGCGCGCGACCCTGACCGGCGAGCTCGATACCGTGGAAGCCCGGCAGCTCGAAATGCTGCGACGCATCGCCGAGCAGGGCAAGGTCGACAAGTCCAAGCCGCAATCGGCGATCGACGACCTGGCCCGGCAGATCAACGACATCAACGACCTGACGGGAGAGCGGCTGCGCAACGCCGCCGACACGGCGACGGCGCTGGCGGCCCTGTCCAAAGCCCGCGACGGCTTCAGCGCCATGGCCGATTTCGAGACGGCCGACGCCCAGTTCAACGTCAAGATGAACATCACCAGTGCGGCCCAGCTCACCGGCGCCGAATTCGACGCCGCGCTGTCGAAGGTGCTGGACAAGGACCTGTCATCGCTCCAGACCGCACAGTCGCTGCAGCTTCAGATCAGCGAGACGGTCGGCCTGCTGCGCGAGATCTCCCAGGTCGACAGCACCGAGAAGCTGGAACATGCCAAGTCGCGCCTCAAGGCGCAGCTCGGCCAGGTTCGCGGTCTTCTGATGGCGGCGGACATGCTCCAGGCCAATCCGGCGCGCGGGCAGGCGGTCAATGCCGTGACCGATCTCGGCGAAGGCGCCGGTGGCCTCGTCGCCATCCGCGAGCGCGATCTCGCGACGCAGGCGGCGATCGTCGCGGGCCTGAAGAATCTCGACCAGGCGGCGGAGAAGGTCCGCCGCGAGGTCGGCGAGCTCGTGGCTTCCGCCCGCGGCGGCGCGATTGCCGGCCGTGACTCGACCAAGGCGATGATCCAGCGCAGCGAAATGACGCTGGCCGCGATCGGCATCGCCTCGCTGCTGGTCGCGCTGGCGCTCTCCTTCTTCTTCGTCCGCCCGATGATCGTCGGCCGTCTCAACCGGCTCTGGGCCGCGACCAAGGCCATTGCCGACGGTGCGCTGGAAACGGTGGTCGACACCAAGGGCAATGACGAGATTTCCGACATCTCGAAGAGCGTCCTGCTCTTCCGCGACAACGCGGTGGCGCTGCGCGCCGCCGAGCTCGCCAAGGTCGAGGACGAGGCCCGGGCGCAGGAGCAGCGCCGCGAGATGATGCGCGAGCTGGGCGAGGCCTTCGGCGTCGTCGTCGCGGCGGCTGCGGCCGGCGATTTCACCCAGCGCGTCGCGGCGCAGTTCGCCGACCCCGAGCTCAATGCGCTCGCCGGCTCGGTCAACACGCTGCTGGAGACCGTGCAGACCGGCCTGCTGGAAACCTGCGACGTGCTGTCGCAATTGTCGGCAGGCCATCTCTCGACCCGGATCGAGGGGATGTATCAGGGCGCCTTCGCCGAGCTCAAGGACGGCACCAACGCGCTCGCCGAAGAGTTCGAGAGCACGCTTGCCCGCCTCGCGGAGACGGTCACCGCCGTCCGCAGCGCGACCAGCGAGATCCTCGACGGCGTAACCGATCTCGCCGAGCGGACCAGCGAGGAGAGCAACGCCGTCTCGATGGCGACCAATCAGCTCGGCGCCTTCGCCGGCACCGTGAAGAAGACTGCGAGCGAGGCTGCCCAGGCGACCGGCATGGCGCAGGGTGCGGAAGAGCGCGCGCAGCAGGGCGAGAAGGTCGTGGCCTCGGCGCTGGAAGCGATGCAGCGCATCCGCCAGTCCTCCAGCAAGATTTCCGAGGTCATCGCGATGATCGACGAGATCGCCTTCCAGACCAACCTGCTGGCGCTGAACGCCGCGGTCGAGGCGGCCCGTGCCGGCGACGCCGGCAAGGGCTTCGCTGTGGTCGCGACCGAGGTGCGCAGTCTGGCCAAGCGCTCGGCCGACGCCTCGAACGACGTCAAGAAGCTGGTCGAGGCGGCGCATGGCGACGTCAAGGTCGGTGTCGGCCTGGTCGAGGAGACCTCGGCGATGTTCGGTGCGATCGTCTCTTCGGTGAACGAGTTGACCGGCCTGATGAACGGTATCTCGCAGACCGCCCGCAGCCAGGCCAGCGACGTCTCGGCGATCAATACCGAGATCGACGGCATCGGCACGATGGCACATCAGAACGCCGCGCTGGTCGAGGAGACCAATGCCGCGCTCGCGCTGACCGACGAGCAGACGCGGGCGCTGACCGAGCATATCGGCCGCTTCACCTTCCGCCAGGGCCATGCGGCCGAGGAGCACGGCGAACGCAGGCACGCCGCCGCGGCCTGA
- a CDS encoding acyl-CoA thioesterase produces the protein MSPAADGPEEAPRGTLTVRTIAMPGDTNANGDIFGGWVMSRMDQAGGIAGVDRAQGRVVTIAVDAMTFFRPVKVGDVLSVYTEIESVGRTSMKIHVEAWAKRFRTTLHEKVTDATFTFVAIDEEGRPRPVPKLEG, from the coding sequence ATGAGCCCCGCTGCCGACGGACCCGAGGAAGCCCCGCGCGGGACGCTGACCGTGCGCACGATCGCGATGCCGGGCGATACCAATGCCAATGGCGATATCTTCGGCGGCTGGGTGATGTCGCGGATGGACCAGGCCGGCGGCATCGCCGGCGTCGACCGGGCACAGGGGCGTGTCGTCACCATCGCGGTCGACGCGATGACCTTCTTCCGGCCGGTGAAGGTCGGCGACGTGCTCTCGGTCTATACCGAGATCGAATCCGTCGGCCGCACCTCGATGAAGATCCATGTCGAGGCCTGGGCCAAGCGCTTCCGTACCACGCTGCACGAGAAGGTCACCGACGCCACCTTCACCTTCGTGGCGATCGACGAGGAGGGGCGCCCGAGGCCGGTGCCGAAGCTTGAAGGTTAA